Sequence from the Aromatoleum petrolei genome:
GGAGAGCTCGGGGTAATGGTCGCGCAGCACGCGGTAGGCGAGGTGGTCGAGCGTCGAGTTGCCCCAGCGGTTTTCCCGGGCAAAGAAGGGCATGATCAGTTCGCACGCCTCGATGAAGATCTCGCGCACGCGGGGATGGGAGCGGCGTTCCTGCAAACCTGAGGGTGTGGCGGCGGATAGAGTCATGAATCGCTTCTAGGGGTGCTGCGACGGGGGATCATGGCAGGGTTCGTGTGCGTTCGCCTCAGGCCTGGTGCCGGGCGATCAGGAGTGGGCGCTGACCCAGTTGCGCCACTCGGTGAACAGGCTGGGGCTGGCCGCGGCGATCACGCCGCGCTTGATCGACGGGCCCGCGATCACCGTCCCGCCGTCCAGTCCGGTTGCCTTGCCGCCCGCTTCATCGAGGATCAGCTTGCCCGCCGCGTAGTCCCAAAGCATCTGCCCGCCGTGTACATACACGTCCAGCCGTCCCGCGGCGACGAAGCACCATTCGAGTGCGCTGGAGCCGAAATTGCGTTGCGAGAAATACGGCGGGCGCACGGCCAGTTCGTCGCCGAGGTGGTGGCTGATGCGCTTGAAGTCGATGCCGGCCACCGCATCCGGCAGATGCGCCGCAGCCACGCGCAGCGGCAGTTCGACGCCGTTGAGAAAGGCGCCGGCGCCCTTGGCCGCGTAGAAGGATTCGTCGGTGACCGGATTGTAGACGACGCCGAAGCGCGGCTCGTGATTGATCAGATAGGCGATCGAGACGGCGAAGAAGGGAATGCCATTGGCGAAATTCGTGGTGCCGTCGATGGGATCGATGCACCACAAGCCGCTTCGCCCGTCGCTCCACAGGTGCGCCTGCTCCGCGGCGCTCATCTCCTCGCCAAGCACGGCCCCGGGCACCAGCTTGGGCAGTTCCTCGGAAAAGCGGCGTTGAGATTCGAGATCGGCCTCGGTAAACAGCGTGCCGTCCGCCTTGCGGTTGCGTGCGGTCTTCAGGTAACGCGGCAGGATCACCTCGCGCGCGATGTCGCGCACCAGCGATTCGAGCGCCCGCGCCTGCGCAAGCCTTTGGCTGGCCGTGGGCATCAGCGTTGCCCCGCGCTCATCAGCCCGCCGATGGGCAGGGGACTGCCGGCCGACGCGTTCCGGCACGCCATGCAGACTGGCGCCGGGCGGGCGCGTAATGGGCCGCTTGAGAGGCCGCGTGAGGGGCGTTCGGGAACACTGGAAATCATGGCCGTGCCGGGCGCGGGCCTCGCGGGAATGCAGTGTCCTTATAATACACCACGATGATTTCCCGCTTCTTTTGCCCCTTCCCGCTGCCGGCTTCCGGCGAGATCCAGCTGCCCGAGGCGCTGGCCCACCATGCTGCGCGCGTGCTGCGCCTGCGCGACGGCGATCCCGTCATCCTGTTCGACGGCAGCGGCGGCGAGGTGCCTGCCTTGCTGTCCGTGCGCGGCAAGCAATGCTTCGCTGCGCTGCAGGATCGGCGCGAGGTCGAGCGCGAGTCGCCGCTGCGCTTGGTGCTGGTGCAGGCCCTCGCGAGCGGCGACAAGATGGACTGGATCGTGCAGAAGGCGGTCGAACTGGGCGTGGCAGCGATCGTCCCGGTGCAGGCGGAGCGTTCGGTCCTGCGCCTCGCCGGCGAGCGCGCGGCCAAACGGGTCGAGCATTGGCAGCAGGTCGCGGTGTCGGGCTGCGAGCAGAGCGGACGCAACCGTGTCCCGCTCGTCGCACCGATCTGCGGCTTGCGCGACTATCTCGCACGCCACCGTGAGTGCTTGCGGCTGATCCTCGATCCGATGGCGACGCAGCGTCTGCTCGATGCCGTCCGCCCGGCCGGGGAGGCGCAACTGCTGATCGGCCCCGAAGGCGGGTGGTCCGACGACGAACTCGCGGCGTGCCGCAGCGCCGGCTGCGTCGGGATGAGGCTGGGACCGCGCGTGTTGCGGACCGAAACCGCCGGACTCGCCGCGATCGCCGCACTGCAGACCGCGTGGGGCGATTTCTAGGAGGCTGGACGATGTTCGAATCGGCAGAACTGGGCCACAAGGTCGACAAGGACGAGTACGATGCCGCCGAGCCGGCGCTGCGTGCGCAGCTGCTCGACGCGCAGTTCGATCTGCTCGAGGCGAAATCCTTTGCCGTCGTCGTACTGATCAACGGCATCGATGGCGCCGGCAAGGGCGAGACGGTGAACCTCCTCAATGAGTGGATGGATCCGCGCCACATCCAGACGCTGGCCTTCGACTCGCCCACCACCGAGGAGGCTGAGCGTCCCTTCATGTGGCGCTTCTGGCGCGCGCTGCCGCCGCGCGGGCGCATCGGCATCCTGTTCGGCAACTGGTACACCGACCCGATGCGCGAGCGTGTCGACAAGGTGTCAAAAAAGGCCGACCTCGATCAGCGTCTGGACGAGATCAACCGCTTCGAGGCGATGCTGGTGCGCGAAGGGGTGTTGCTGATCAAGCTGTGGTTCCACCTCTCGAAGGACGGGCAGCGCAAGCGCCTCAAGGCACTGGAGAAGGATCCGCGCACGCGCTGGCGGGTCACCGAGCAGGACTGGCATGCGTGCGAACGCTACGACCGCCACCGTGAGGTGGCCGAACACACGCTGCGCCATACCAGCACGGGCGAGGCACCGTGGCTGATCGTCGACGGCTCCGATCCGTGTTACCGCGAACTCTTCGTCGCGCGCACGCTCCTCGACGCCTTGCGCAAGCGCCTGGATGCCAGCGCGCGCCACTTCGTGACGCGCCAGACCGCGCCGCCGCTGCCGCCCGCGCCGGACGCTCGCACCCTGCTCAACAGCCTCGTGCTGCGTCAGCCGCTGGACAAGAAGGAGTACCAGACGCTGCTCGAACGCTACCAGGGGCGACTCGCGCTGCTCACGCGCGACGAGGCTTTCCGCGGGCGTTCGCTCGTGCTGGTGTTTGAGGGGGCCGATGCCGCGGGCAAGGGCGGCACCATACGCCGCGTCACGGCCGCGCTCGACGCGCGCCAGTATCACGTCGTGCCGGTGGCCGCGCCGACCGAGGAGGAGCGCGCCCAGCCCTACCTGTGGCGCTTCTGGCGCCATCTGCCGCGGCAAGGTCGGGTCGCCATCTTCGACCGCTCGTGGTACGGCCGCGTCCTCGTCGAGCGAGTCGAGGGCTTCTGCTCGGAAGCAGACTGGATGCGCGCCTATTCGGAGATCAACGACTTCGAGGACCAGCTCGCCGACGCCGGTGCGGTGGTGCTCAAGTTCTGGCTGCAGATCGGCAAGGACGAGCAGCTGGAGCGCTTCCGCGCGCGCGAAGCCGAGGCGCACAAGCGCTTCAAGATCACCGCCGAGGACTGGCGCAACCGCGAACGCTGGGACAGCTATGCCCATGCCGTGTGCGATATGGTCGATCGCACCAGCACCGAGACTTCGCCCTGGACGCTGGTGGAGGCGGACAACAAGCTGTTTGCGCGCATCAAGGTGCTGCGCACGCTCTGTGAACGGCTCGAGTCCGTCCTGGATCGCTGACGGACCGGGTCGGCAGCCGCGTCACCCCGCCGTGAGGAGCTCGCGCCGCCATGCGCCGCGCATT
This genomic interval carries:
- a CDS encoding inositol monophosphatase family protein, whose protein sequence is MPTASQRLAQARALESLVRDIAREVILPRYLKTARNRKADGTLFTEADLESQRRFSEELPKLVPGAVLGEEMSAAEQAHLWSDGRSGLWCIDPIDGTTNFANGIPFFAVSIAYLINHEPRFGVVYNPVTDESFYAAKGAGAFLNGVELPLRVAAAHLPDAVAGIDFKRISHHLGDELAVRPPYFSQRNFGSSALEWCFVAAGRLDVYVHGGQMLWDYAAGKLILDEAGGKATGLDGGTVIAGPSIKRGVIAAASPSLFTEWRNWVSAHS
- the pap gene encoding polyphosphate:AMP phosphotransferase — encoded protein: MFESAELGHKVDKDEYDAAEPALRAQLLDAQFDLLEAKSFAVVVLINGIDGAGKGETVNLLNEWMDPRHIQTLAFDSPTTEEAERPFMWRFWRALPPRGRIGILFGNWYTDPMRERVDKVSKKADLDQRLDEINRFEAMLVREGVLLIKLWFHLSKDGQRKRLKALEKDPRTRWRVTEQDWHACERYDRHREVAEHTLRHTSTGEAPWLIVDGSDPCYRELFVARTLLDALRKRLDASARHFVTRQTAPPLPPAPDARTLLNSLVLRQPLDKKEYQTLLERYQGRLALLTRDEAFRGRSLVLVFEGADAAGKGGTIRRVTAALDARQYHVVPVAAPTEEERAQPYLWRFWRHLPRQGRVAIFDRSWYGRVLVERVEGFCSEADWMRAYSEINDFEDQLADAGAVVLKFWLQIGKDEQLERFRAREAEAHKRFKITAEDWRNRERWDSYAHAVCDMVDRTSTETSPWTLVEADNKLFARIKVLRTLCERLESVLDR
- a CDS encoding 16S rRNA (uracil(1498)-N(3))-methyltransferase, with protein sequence MISRFFCPFPLPASGEIQLPEALAHHAARVLRLRDGDPVILFDGSGGEVPALLSVRGKQCFAALQDRREVERESPLRLVLVQALASGDKMDWIVQKAVELGVAAIVPVQAERSVLRLAGERAAKRVEHWQQVAVSGCEQSGRNRVPLVAPICGLRDYLARHRECLRLILDPMATQRLLDAVRPAGEAQLLIGPEGGWSDDELAACRSAGCVGMRLGPRVLRTETAGLAAIAALQTAWGDF